The following coding sequences lie in one Oryctolagus cuniculus chromosome 7, mOryCun1.1, whole genome shotgun sequence genomic window:
- the LOC100342498 gene encoding GTPase IMAP family member 1 isoform X1: MTKMLGLSNGLDLEEVGSMGGRRMVRDEESAYGLEEDSQSCQVPRLRLVLVGRTGVGKSATGNSILGQRRFLSRLESSAVTRTCSMASCRRARWHVDVIDTPDIFHSQVPRTDPGGLERGRCYLLSAPGPHALLLVTQLGRYTAQDQEAVRKVKEMFGEGVMAWTVVVFTRKEDLAGGCLQDYVRCTENRALRELAAECGGRICAFDNRATGREQEAQVQQLLGLVERLVRENGGAHYTNEEYGVLQALHWASPEERLRRVAEKVAARMQRSRGSWLLARLWEWQKLLRNHWRLGLALLLGGACLLYLLFYRHQPEPSAEVHSD, encoded by the exons ATGACAAAGATGCTCGGGCTTTCAAACGGACTAGATTTGGAAGAAGTG GGAAGCATGGGAGGTCGGAGGATGGTGAGAGATGAAGAGAGCGCCTATG GTTTGGAAGAGGACAGCCAGTCCTGCCAGGTGCCCAGGCTGAGGCTCGTCTTGGTTGGGAGGACAGGAGTCGGGAAGAGCGCCACGGGGAACAGCATCCTGGGCCAGAGAAGGTTCCTCTCCAGGCTTGAGAGCTCGGCGGTCACCAGAACCTGCTCCATGGCCAGCTGCAGGCGGGCCAGGTGGCACGTGGACGTCATCGACACCCCAGACATTTTCCACTCCCAAGTCCCCAGAACAGACCCAGGAGGTTTGGAGAGAGGTCGCTGCTACCTGCTCTCAGCCCCAGGGCCCCATGCGCTGCTCCTGGTGACCCAGCTGGGCCGCTACACGGCCCAGGACCAGGAGGCGGTGAGGAAGGTGAAGGAGATGTTCGGGGAGGGCGTGATGGCTTGGACAGTCGTGGTCTTCACCAGGAAGGAGGACCTGGCCGGGGGCTGCCTCCAGGACTATGTGCGCTGCACAGAGAATCGGGCTCTGCGGGAACTGGCGGCCGAGTGCGGGGGCAGAATCTGTGCCTTTGACAACCGAGCCACCGGCCGTGAGCAGGAGGCCCAGGTGCAGCAGCTGCTGGGCCTGGTGGAGCGCCTGGTCAGGGAGAACGGAGGTGCCCACTACACCAACGAGGAGTACGGTGTGCTGCAGGCCCTGCACTGGGCCAGCCCCGAGGAGCGTCTCCGAAGGGTGGCAGAGAAGGTGGCGGCCCGCATGCAGAGGTccaggggctcctggctgctggcccggCTGTGGGAGTGGCAAAAGTTGCTCAGGAACCACTGGAGACTGGGCCTGGCCCTCCTCCTGGGGGGTGcctgtctgctctacttgctGTTCTACAGGCACCAGCCTGAGCCCTCGGCTGAGGTCCATTCTGATTGA
- the LOC100342498 gene encoding GTPase IMAP family member 1 isoform X2, translated as MGGRRMVRDEESAYGLEEDSQSCQVPRLRLVLVGRTGVGKSATGNSILGQRRFLSRLESSAVTRTCSMASCRRARWHVDVIDTPDIFHSQVPRTDPGGLERGRCYLLSAPGPHALLLVTQLGRYTAQDQEAVRKVKEMFGEGVMAWTVVVFTRKEDLAGGCLQDYVRCTENRALRELAAECGGRICAFDNRATGREQEAQVQQLLGLVERLVRENGGAHYTNEEYGVLQALHWASPEERLRRVAEKVAARMQRSRGSWLLARLWEWQKLLRNHWRLGLALLLGGACLLYLLFYRHQPEPSAEVHSD; from the exons ATGGGAGGTCGGAGGATGGTGAGAGATGAAGAGAGCGCCTATG GTTTGGAAGAGGACAGCCAGTCCTGCCAGGTGCCCAGGCTGAGGCTCGTCTTGGTTGGGAGGACAGGAGTCGGGAAGAGCGCCACGGGGAACAGCATCCTGGGCCAGAGAAGGTTCCTCTCCAGGCTTGAGAGCTCGGCGGTCACCAGAACCTGCTCCATGGCCAGCTGCAGGCGGGCCAGGTGGCACGTGGACGTCATCGACACCCCAGACATTTTCCACTCCCAAGTCCCCAGAACAGACCCAGGAGGTTTGGAGAGAGGTCGCTGCTACCTGCTCTCAGCCCCAGGGCCCCATGCGCTGCTCCTGGTGACCCAGCTGGGCCGCTACACGGCCCAGGACCAGGAGGCGGTGAGGAAGGTGAAGGAGATGTTCGGGGAGGGCGTGATGGCTTGGACAGTCGTGGTCTTCACCAGGAAGGAGGACCTGGCCGGGGGCTGCCTCCAGGACTATGTGCGCTGCACAGAGAATCGGGCTCTGCGGGAACTGGCGGCCGAGTGCGGGGGCAGAATCTGTGCCTTTGACAACCGAGCCACCGGCCGTGAGCAGGAGGCCCAGGTGCAGCAGCTGCTGGGCCTGGTGGAGCGCCTGGTCAGGGAGAACGGAGGTGCCCACTACACCAACGAGGAGTACGGTGTGCTGCAGGCCCTGCACTGGGCCAGCCCCGAGGAGCGTCTCCGAAGGGTGGCAGAGAAGGTGGCGGCCCGCATGCAGAGGTccaggggctcctggctgctggcccggCTGTGGGAGTGGCAAAAGTTGCTCAGGAACCACTGGAGACTGGGCCTGGCCCTCCTCCTGGGGGGTGcctgtctgctctacttgctGTTCTACAGGCACCAGCCTGAGCCCTCGGCTGAGGTCCATTCTGATTGA